The Paenibacillus tianjinensis genome has a window encoding:
- a CDS encoding IS256 family transposase has protein sequence MGLWSKQQLREFIKENNLVTAQDAQNALKDLFAETIQEMLEAEMDTHLGYGKHEVKAKLTPNSRNGKSRKTVVSEYGEQEITIPRDRLGEFEPLVVKKHQSNVTGIEEQIIALYAKGISTREIQDHLGQMYGIEVSPTLISNVTNKIVPLIKEWQNRPLQGVYAVVYLDAIHFKVKQDGAIINKAAYMVIGIDLDGNKDVLGMWIGENESSKFWLSVLNELKNRGVQDILIICVDNLSGFSQAIAACYPQTEIQKCIIHQIRSSTRYVSYKDIKKVTADLKPIYKAATEESALLELDRFEEVWGAKYPLIIRSWRTNWDELATFFKYPPEIRKLIYTTNMIESYHRQLRKVTKGKSIFPTDEALLKMLYLATVDVTRKWTGRVQNWGQMLLQLSVFFPDRVGQHLR, from the coding sequence ATGGGACTTTGGTCAAAACAGCAACTTCGGGAGTTCATTAAGGAGAACAATCTTGTCACTGCACAAGATGCACAAAATGCCTTGAAAGACCTGTTTGCAGAGACGATTCAGGAGATGCTGGAAGCCGAAATGGATACCCATTTGGGCTATGGAAAACATGAGGTGAAGGCAAAGCTCACTCCAAACAGTCGGAATGGGAAGAGCCGTAAAACGGTAGTCAGTGAGTACGGCGAACAGGAAATCACCATTCCTCGGGACCGGCTGGGTGAGTTTGAGCCCTTGGTCGTCAAGAAGCATCAATCCAATGTAACCGGCATCGAAGAGCAAATCATCGCCTTATACGCCAAAGGAATTAGCACCCGGGAAATCCAGGATCATCTGGGACAAATGTATGGCATTGAGGTCTCTCCTACACTTATTTCTAATGTCACGAACAAGATCGTACCTCTCATTAAAGAGTGGCAGAATCGGCCTCTGCAAGGCGTTTACGCCGTTGTCTATCTGGATGCGATCCACTTCAAAGTGAAGCAGGACGGGGCCATTATCAACAAGGCCGCCTACATGGTCATTGGCATTGATCTGGACGGAAACAAAGACGTGCTGGGTATGTGGATTGGGGAGAATGAGTCCTCCAAGTTCTGGCTGAGTGTGCTGAATGAACTGAAGAATCGCGGGGTTCAGGACATTCTCATTATCTGCGTGGATAACCTCTCCGGGTTCTCTCAAGCGATTGCTGCCTGCTATCCCCAAACGGAGATCCAGAAGTGCATTATTCACCAAATACGCAGCTCCACACGGTACGTATCGTACAAGGATATTAAGAAGGTAACCGCCGACTTAAAGCCGATTTACAAGGCAGCTACCGAGGAAAGTGCCTTGCTTGAGCTCGACCGTTTTGAGGAGGTATGGGGAGCAAAATACCCACTCATTATCCGTTCTTGGCGGACAAATTGGGACGAACTCGCGACCTTTTTTAAGTACCCGCCTGAGATCCGCAAACTGATCTACACGACCAATATGATTGAAAGCTACCACCGCCAACTTCGTAAAGTGACAAAGGGAAAAAGTATTTTCCCCACGGATGAGGCCCTGCTTAAAATGCTATATCTCGCCACCGTGGACGTCACTCGCAAATGGACAGGCCGTGTCCAAAACTGGGGCCAAATGCTGCTCCAGCTTTCGGTCTTTTTCCCAGACAGGGTCGGTCAACACTTGCGTTAG
- a CDS encoding C40 family peptidase yields MKKNFSILLLSTSLAISIFGVQSTTSSAASYTSQESISTVRNSIISKGMTYLGTPYEFGSSRSNTRTFDCSDFVRQAYLEGAGITLPSNSRTQGAYIKSKGSYTTNWKSLKPGDIMFFMSYRGNKASDYQGINRNTSRITHNGIYLGNGKILQTYSKKSGGVRIGTIEGTQWEKRFLFGGSVLKK; encoded by the coding sequence ATGAAAAAGAATTTTTCCATTTTATTGCTTTCTACCTCTCTGGCAATCAGTATATTCGGTGTGCAATCGACGACGTCATCCGCAGCTAGTTATACTTCGCAAGAGTCTATAAGTACTGTAAGGAATAGTATCATCTCCAAAGGAATGACATACTTAGGTACCCCGTATGAATTTGGATCCAGTAGAAGTAATACTAGAACCTTTGATTGCTCTGATTTCGTTAGACAAGCCTATCTTGAAGGGGCAGGAATCACTTTACCCTCTAATTCGAGAACTCAAGGTGCCTACATCAAGAGCAAAGGGTCTTATACAACAAATTGGAAAAGCCTAAAGCCTGGAGATATTATGTTCTTTATGTCTTACCGTGGAAATAAAGCTTCAGATTATCAAGGAATTAATAGAAATACATCACGAATTACTCATAATGGAATCTATTTGGGAAACGGAAAAATCCTACAAACCTACTCAAAAAAATCGGGTGGAGTTCGAATCGGTACGATTGAGGGTACTCAATGGGAAAAGCGCTTTCTTTTCGGAGGAAGTGTTTTAAAAAAGTAA
- a CDS encoding YVTN family beta-propeller repeat protein — protein MRKKWMNVLTVAILSVSITACGSAQKNNSDATPSATTATNAESTTGTSNSQNSSPVILYTADEGGSITKIDANTYKVIKSIDIDGSVHNVQISPDGKTVGVTVVPTMGEMEEGAENAQSEHEMNGYAYFFSTSSDELIRKVEVGAHPAHIVFTNDGKYVLVTNNEGNDASVIDAKSLKIVNSIPTGTGPHGFRISTDSKYAFIANMAEDTVSVLDLDAMNEKQKISVGNTPVTTGITSDGKILVVPLNAENAAAVVDLDSSNITKVPVGNGPAQVYISADNKYAIIANQGTEENPSHSISKIDLVTKQVTATTETGTGAHGVVINPDGSKIFVTNMFDNTVTVIDNETNQVITTINVGATPNGISITP, from the coding sequence ATGAGAAAAAAGTGGATGAATGTCCTCACCGTAGCCATTTTAAGTGTTAGCATTACTGCCTGTGGATCGGCGCAAAAGAATAATTCAGATGCGACTCCATCTGCAACTACTGCAACAAATGCTGAATCTACTACCGGTACCTCGAATTCCCAAAATAGCTCACCAGTGATTTTATATACTGCTGATGAAGGTGGTAGTATTACTAAAATTGATGCAAACACATACAAAGTCATTAAGTCGATCGATATTGACGGTTCGGTTCATAACGTACAAATTTCACCCGATGGGAAAACGGTAGGAGTTACAGTGGTTCCTACTATGGGGGAGATGGAAGAGGGAGCAGAGAACGCGCAAAGTGAACATGAAATGAATGGGTATGCTTATTTTTTTAGCACATCATCAGACGAACTAATTCGAAAAGTTGAGGTCGGGGCTCATCCGGCTCATATTGTGTTCACAAATGATGGGAAGTATGTATTGGTTACGAATAATGAAGGAAACGATGCATCTGTAATTGATGCCAAGTCCTTAAAAATAGTAAATTCCATTCCAACCGGAACGGGACCGCATGGATTTAGAATATCCACAGACAGCAAATATGCCTTTATAGCAAATATGGCCGAAGACACGGTAAGTGTGTTGGACTTGGATGCTATGAATGAAAAACAAAAAATCAGTGTAGGTAATACACCTGTAACGACGGGAATCACGAGTGATGGAAAAATCCTTGTCGTTCCATTAAACGCAGAAAATGCAGCCGCTGTAGTAGATTTGGATTCTTCTAACATTACAAAAGTGCCTGTCGGTAATGGCCCTGCTCAGGTATACATTTCTGCTGATAATAAATATGCCATAATAGCGAACCAAGGTACAGAAGAAAATCCGTCACATAGCATTTCAAAAATTGATCTCGTGACAAAACAAGTAACAGCAACGACTGAGACAGGCACAGGGGCGCATGGTGTAGTCATCAACCCGGATGGCAGCAAGATCTTTGTGACGAATATGTTCGATAACACCGTAACAGTGATCGATAATGAAACAAATCAAGTGATTACAACAATCAACGTAGGCGCGACTCCGAATGGTATCAGTATTACTCCATAA
- the lgt gene encoding prolipoprotein diacylglyceryl transferase, with the protein MRVILFEVAGLSIRSYGVIVGLAVLLAIGVAYYLARGTNYQKHILNLVFYVIFSAIIGARIWHVFFFQWGYYSKHLGEIFAIWNGGISIQGALIGGFIAAAYYARKEKISFWGLADILAPAIIFGQAVGRIACFLNGDAFGAPTGTGFGIVYPEGTIAFERYGSVPLWPAEIWEGQLDLIVFGILLVLKNIKLPKGGQFLSYNIMYALVRFSMEFLRGDSPRYALGWTAGQWTSMSILVISLSVFLYFFTRNQVKETVHRV; encoded by the coding sequence TTGAGAGTAATCTTATTCGAAGTTGCAGGACTTTCGATTAGATCCTATGGCGTAATAGTAGGGTTGGCAGTGCTACTTGCGATAGGTGTTGCATATTATTTAGCTCGAGGGACCAACTATCAAAAACATATATTGAATCTAGTCTTCTACGTAATATTTAGTGCAATAATCGGCGCAAGAATATGGCATGTATTCTTTTTTCAGTGGGGTTATTATTCAAAACATTTGGGGGAAATATTCGCGATTTGGAATGGTGGCATTTCAATCCAGGGAGCGTTAATAGGTGGTTTTATTGCGGCAGCTTATTATGCGCGGAAAGAGAAGATTTCTTTTTGGGGACTTGCGGATATTCTAGCGCCGGCAATCATATTTGGACAAGCTGTCGGCCGAATTGCCTGCTTTTTAAATGGAGATGCATTTGGGGCCCCGACCGGGACTGGCTTCGGAATTGTTTATCCAGAAGGGACTATAGCTTTCGAGCGCTATGGTTCAGTTCCGTTATGGCCTGCTGAAATATGGGAAGGTCAGCTTGACTTAATCGTCTTTGGTATTCTTCTAGTCTTGAAGAATATAAAGTTGCCTAAAGGTGGACAATTTTTAAGTTATAATATTATGTATGCCCTGGTCCGGTTTTCTATGGAATTTCTGCGTGGAGATTCACCGCGTTATGCGTTAGGCTGGACAGCAGGTCAGTGGACGAGTATGAGTATTCTTGTTATTTCTCTGTCTGTGTTCCTTTATTTCTTCACAAGGAACCAGGTGAAAGAGACAGTACATAGGGTGTAA
- a CDS encoding methyl-accepting chemotaxis protein, which produces MKLSSKLILYISLFILILIVSFSTYAIANMNAQVTHLAEQKMVSNTKLATALLDVKFPGEWTLKDGKLFKGEVSIEGNHDVALFVGALTGDDIVIFKGEKGVAASSKGSHNMNITEIILESNVKSIVLGGKSYVGEAHDGTEMAVYEPIRSSDGTVIGAFHISMGKEMYNQAISRFKVKMIVFTMIGLLIALFLTALFTRKLTAPLRQVTIMAERVAYGDLSITDIPVTSKDELGILSRAFNLMTHNLHTLVSKAQQAADEVHKVSGVVQMHINGVGDSSLEIDRTLQSILQGASKQVEGMNQSMEAVEHIQISIQEIVQRSSQVASASENMVVHADQGNDWLLSIISVINHLNTSITHVASKIQQLSDSSGSIGNIATVITDLSSQTHLLSLNASIEAARAGEAGRGFSVVADEVKKLAEQSENSAQEIRILIEKVQHITSEAAEGMNTSLAQLTAGNQHLISAGKSFEQIIISSQHVASQNQNVYQATRQMSTDSHYISDSVADVTTIAEHTSSRIQGVVQTSDMQSQMVNQISGALENMSQSVDQLLKSIRIFKL; this is translated from the coding sequence ATGAAGTTATCCAGCAAACTGATTCTATATATAAGCCTTTTCATTTTAATACTCATCGTTTCCTTCAGTACTTATGCCATCGCGAATATGAATGCCCAGGTTACCCACCTCGCAGAACAAAAGATGGTGTCTAACACAAAGTTAGCGACTGCACTGCTAGATGTTAAATTTCCCGGAGAATGGACGCTGAAGGATGGGAAGTTGTTTAAAGGCGAGGTCTCTATAGAGGGAAATCATGACGTTGCTTTGTTCGTTGGAGCATTAACTGGTGATGATATTGTAATTTTTAAAGGCGAGAAGGGTGTAGCTGCATCGTCTAAGGGTAGCCATAATATGAACATCACAGAAATAATACTTGAGTCGAACGTAAAATCCATCGTCTTAGGTGGAAAGTCGTATGTAGGTGAAGCGCATGATGGAACTGAAATGGCGGTCTATGAACCCATTAGATCCTCAGACGGAACTGTAATTGGGGCGTTCCATATTAGTATGGGCAAGGAAATGTATAATCAGGCAATTAGTCGTTTTAAAGTAAAAATGATTGTATTTACGATGATCGGACTCCTTATCGCTTTATTCCTCACCGCTCTTTTCACAAGAAAATTAACCGCACCCTTAAGACAAGTCACTATCATGGCGGAACGAGTTGCATATGGCGATCTTAGTATCACAGATATCCCCGTCACTTCTAAGGATGAGTTGGGTATCCTTTCGAGAGCATTTAATCTAATGACTCATAACTTACATACACTAGTGTCTAAGGCTCAGCAGGCCGCGGATGAGGTACATAAAGTTTCTGGTGTTGTTCAAATGCATATCAATGGCGTAGGAGATTCATCACTTGAGATCGATCGTACCTTGCAATCCATACTCCAAGGTGCATCCAAACAGGTTGAGGGCATGAATCAAAGTATGGAGGCCGTTGAACATATCCAAATTAGCATACAAGAAATCGTTCAAAGGTCATCACAAGTCGCCAGTGCATCGGAAAATATGGTTGTGCATGCGGATCAAGGCAACGATTGGCTTCTAAGCATCATTTCTGTAATCAACCATTTGAACACATCCATCACACATGTAGCTAGTAAAATACAACAATTATCGGATAGCTCAGGCAGTATCGGGAACATTGCGACCGTTATTACCGATTTATCCTCACAGACCCATTTGCTGTCGTTGAATGCTTCCATTGAGGCTGCGCGTGCAGGAGAAGCTGGGAGAGGATTTTCTGTGGTTGCAGATGAAGTGAAAAAACTAGCTGAGCAGTCTGAAAACTCAGCCCAAGAAATAAGAATACTCATTGAAAAGGTTCAACATATCACCAGTGAAGCAGCCGAAGGGATGAACACAAGTTTAGCTCAATTAACAGCGGGGAACCAGCACCTAATCTCTGCAGGGAAATCCTTCGAACAGATCATTATCTCCTCTCAACATGTAGCTTCTCAGAATCAAAATGTATATCAAGCAACAAGACAAATGTCAACAGATTCTCACTACATTTCTGATTCTGTTGCGGATGTGACTACGATTGCCGAACACACTTCTTCTCGTATTCAAGGTGTGGTCCAAACTTCGGATATGCAAAGTCAAATGGTTAACCAGATATCAGGGGCTCTTGAAAACATGTCCCAATCGGTTGACCAATTGCTAAAGTCTATCCGTATCTTCAAACTGTAG
- a CDS encoding metal-sensitive transcriptional regulator has protein sequence MEQSVEQTASHGHHRKSHHSDQTKANLMTRLNRIEGQIRGVKGMIEKDTYCDDVLNQIAAIQSALNSVGKMVLEGHMKSCVIERIQSGEHEVIDEILVTMNKLMK, from the coding sequence ATGGAACAATCAGTGGAACAGACTGCATCTCATGGACATCATCGAAAAAGTCATCATTCTGATCAAACGAAGGCCAATCTAATGACCCGGTTAAACCGGATTGAGGGTCAAATTCGTGGGGTTAAAGGGATGATAGAAAAAGATACCTATTGCGATGACGTTCTAAATCAAATTGCGGCGATTCAGTCGGCTCTCAATAGCGTAGGGAAAATGGTTCTGGAAGGTCATATGAAAAGCTGCGTGATTGAACGAATCCAATCCGGCGAACATGAAGTGATTGATGAGATTCTGGTTACCATGAATAAATTAATGAAATAA
- a CDS encoding copper ion binding protein, whose protein sequence is MKNETLHVEGMSCGHCVKSVEGAVKNIGADAKVNLEKKTVEVVFDESSVSLEAIKNAIEEQGYDVV, encoded by the coding sequence ATGAAGAACGAAACATTACATGTAGAAGGAATGTCTTGCGGACATTGTGTAAAAAGTGTTGAAGGAGCCGTTAAAAACATTGGGGCTGATGCAAAAGTGAACCTGGAGAAAAAGACAGTTGAGGTCGTTTTTGATGAATCTAGTGTATCCTTGGAAGCCATAAAGAATGCCATCGAAGAGCAAGGTTACGATGTCGTCTAA